In the Sphaerodactylus townsendi isolate TG3544 linkage group LG10, MPM_Stown_v2.3, whole genome shotgun sequence genome, one interval contains:
- the WDR17 gene encoding WD repeat-containing protein 17 isoform X4 — translation MAQVKQVGLLAAGCQPWNKDVCAASGDRFAYCATLAIYVYQLDHRYNEFKLRAIMSEHKKTITGISWCPHNHDLFASASADSLVIIWNVTEQKVVAKLDSTKGIPASLSWCWNASDSVAFVSHRGPLYIWTISGPDGGVTVHKDAHSFLSDICLFRWHPKKKGKVVFGHTDGSLSIFQPGCKNQKHVLRPESLEGTDEEDPVTALEWDPLSTDYLLVANLHNGIRLVDSESLSCITVFNFPSAAASVQCLAWVPSAPGMFITGDSQVGVLRIWNVSRTTPLDNFKLKKTGFHGLHVLSSPPKKKSFSSQSPNKNHHMSSTSEAVPPPTLTQNQAFSLPPGHAVCCFMDGGVGLYDMGAKKWDFLRDLGHVETIFDCKFKPDNPDLLATASFDGTIKVWDINTLTAVYTSPGNEGVIYSLSWAPGDLNCIAAGTSRNGGFIWDVSRGKMITRFSEHGKSGIFCIAWSHKDSKRIATCSGDGFCIIRTIDGKVLHKYKHPSAVFGCDWSQNNKDMIATGCEDKNVRVYYLATSSDQPLKVFSGHTAKVFHVRWSPLREGILCSGSDDGTVRIWDYTQDACINVLSGHVAPVRGLLWNTEIPYLLISGSWDYTIKVWDTRDGTCLDTVYDHGADVYGLTCHPSRPFTMASCSRDSTVRLWSLTPLINPLQINILADRPWDEIIGNTDRAVEVGASPLLCGKVSRDIKQEVDKLTGNSQEKKLRWFSECLAPPGRSKNLWDLVAVIKGQDDSLLPQNYYEGIMHMKHLIRFKMSKAQELTTVKMSKFGGGIGAPTKEERLKEAAEIHLRLGQIQRYCELMVELGEWDKALSVAPGVSMKYWKKLMQRRADQLIQEENNDVIPYCIATGDVKKLVKFYTSRGQLKEALLVAQAACEGNMQTSQSSASTGSAHFEGNNVEDFNELLHEVSKELAEWYFQDGCAVQAACCHLAVENIELAMANLIRGNELELAVSMGTVLGECAAQATHYALELLARKCMTVTTWHAAYFGGGGERKSNPDFGCPPLPNKSASLSGFHRLQTKVCLLSSFSTKAGWNSGQTGPNL, via the exons gGATTCCTGCTTCCCTTAGTTGGTGCTGGAATGCAAGTGATTCAGTAGCATTTGTCTCCCACAGAGGCCCTTTGTATATCTGGACAATTTCAGGACCAGATGGTGGTGTAACCGTACATAAAGATGCCCATAGTTTTTTGTCAGACATTTGTCTGTTTAGGTGGCATCCAAAGAAGAAGGGTAAAGTAGTGTTTGGACACACTGATGGAAGTCTTTCTATTTTTCAGCCAG GTTGTAAGAATCAGAAACATGTTCTGAGGCCAGAATCTCTTGAAGGGACAGATGAGGAAGATCCAGTTACTGCCCTGGAGTGGGACCCTCTGTCAACAGATTACCTTCTTGTTGCTAATTTGCATAATGGGATCCGGCTAGTTGATTCTGAGTCTCTCTCCTGCATCACAGTCTTTAATTTTCCCAGTGCAGCAGCATCAGTGCAGTGCTTAGCTTGGGTTCCCAGTGCTCCTGGAATGTTCATCACCGGAG ATTCTCAAGTTGGTGTATTACGTATTTGGAATGTGTCTCGAACAACTCCACTTGATAACTTTAAATTGAAGAAAACAGGCTTCCATGGTCTACATGTTCTTAGTTCTCCtccaaagaaaaaat CGTTTTCTTCACAGTCTCCTAACAAAAATCACCACATGTCATCTACAAGTGAGGCTGTCCCTCCTCCAACTCTAACTCAAAACCAagcattttctctccctcctgggCATGCTGTCTGCTGTTTCATGGATGGTGGAGTGGGGCTTTATGACATGGGAGCCAAGAAGTGGGATTTTCTTAGAGATTTG GGACATGTTGAAACCATCTTTGATTGTAAATTTAAACCTGACAACCCTGACCTACTGGCTACAGCATCGTTTGATGGAACAATAAAAGTAtgggatataaatactttaacAGCTGTCTATACCTCCCCTGGTAATGAAGGAGTCATATATTCCCTTTCATGGGCTCCAG GAGATTTGAACTGCATAGCTGCTGGAACTTCCAGAAATGGCGGCTTCATCTGGGATGTCTCACGGGGCAAAATGATAACCCGTTTCAGTGAG CATGGAAAGAGTGGCATCTTCTGCATTGCATGGAGTCATAAAGATTCCAAAAGGATAGCAACTTGCAGTGGTGATGGATTCTG TATTATTCGGACCATTGATGGCAAAGTTCTCCACAAGTACAAACATCCATCTGCAGTTTTTGGCTGTGACTGGAGTCAAAACAATAA AGATATGATAGCCACTGGATGTGAAGATAAAAATGTTCGTGTCTATTACCTAGCAACCAGCTCTGATCAGCCACTGAAAGTCTTCAGTGGGCATACTGCAAAAGTATTTCATGTGAGATGGTCTCCTTTGAGGGAAGGAATCCTCTGCAGTGGTTCAGATGATGG TACTGTTCGGATATGGGATTATACTCAAGATGCTTGTATAAATGTTCTTAGTGGACATGTAGCACCGGTGCGGGGATTGCTGTGGAATACAGAAATACCTTACTTGCTGATATCAGGCAGCTGGGATTATACAATCAAAGTATGGGACACAAGGGATGGAACTTGTCTGGACACTGTGTATGATCATGGTGCAGATGTCTATG GATTAACTTGTCATCCTAGTCGTCCCTTCACTATGGCCTCTTGTTCTCGAGATTCCACTGTGAGGCTTTGGTCATTAACACCTCTAATAAACCCTCTTCAAATAAATATCTTAGCAGACAGACCATGGGATGAGATTATTGGAAATACTG ATCGTGCAGTGGAAGTAGGTGCCTCTCCTTTGCTTTGTGGCAAAGTATCCAGGGATATTAAACAAGAAGTAGACAAACTGACTGGTAATTCTCAGGAGAAAAAACTGAGATGGTTCTCAGAATGTTTAGCG CCCCCAGGACGCAGTAAAAATTTATGGGACCTAGTTGCTGTTATAAAAGGCCAAGATGATAGCTTACTTCCTCAGAATTACTACGAAGGAATTATGCACATGAAACATCTGATTAGATTTAAAATG TCCAAAGCTCAAGAACTTACAACTGTAAAGATGTCTAAGTTTGGAGGTGGTATTGGTGCACCTACTAAGGAGGAAAGGCTAAAAGAAGCAGCAGAAATACATCTGAGGCTCGGGCAAATTCAGAGATACTGTGAACTTatggtggaacttggggag TGGGACAAAGCACTCTCGGTGGCCCCTGGAGTATCTATGAAGTACTGGAAGAAGTTAATGCAAAG gAGAGCTGACCAGTTAATTCAGGAAGAAAACAATGATGTTATTCCATACTGCATTGCTACTGGTGATGTGAAGAAACTTGTCAAATTTTATACTTCAAGAGGCCAGCTTAAAGAAGCTTTGCTTGTTGCACAG GCAGCATGTGAAGGAAATATGCAAACATCACAGTCTTCAGCATCAACTGGATCAGCACATTTTGAAGGGAATAACGTGGAAGATTTCAATGA ACTCCTGCATGAAGTCAGTAAAGAACTGGCTGAGTGGTATTTCCAAGATGGCTGTGCAGTACAAGCTGCATGTTGCCATTTAGCTGTTGAAAATATTGAG CTTGCCATGGCAAACCTGATTCGTGGAAATGAACTGGAGTTGGCAGTCAGTATGGGTACTGTCTTAGGAGAATGTGCAGCGCAAGCAACACATTATGCTCTAGAGTTGCTAGCAAGAAAATGTATGACTGTAACAACATG GCACGCTGCctactttgggggagggggagagaggaaaagcAACCCTGATTttggctgcccccccctccccaacaaatctGCATCACTTTCTGGATTTCATAGGCTACAAACAAAAGTTTGCCTCCTCAGTAGTTTCAGCACCAAAGCAGGATGGAATAGCGGGCAAACAGGACCTAACTTATAG